A portion of the Stigmatella aurantiaca DW4/3-1 genome contains these proteins:
- a CDS encoding helix-turn-helix transcriptional regulator, protein MRTPLPPGSRSLLVFPAPSSPHAPGSGGPVPAGELIIDGQRYHLVPALEAPGLAPPLPAPAARVLTARELQIASHVAAGRVNKEIAAALDISTWTVAAHLRRIFSKLGVDTRAAMVSRCFSGAPGAAPPARP, encoded by the coding sequence ATGCGGACTCCGCTTCCACCGGGGAGCCGGTCGCTGCTCGTTTTCCCAGCGCCCAGCTCCCCCCATGCGCCCGGGTCCGGGGGACCTGTTCCCGCCGGTGAGCTCATCATCGACGGCCAGCGCTACCACCTCGTGCCCGCCCTGGAGGCGCCAGGGCTCGCGCCGCCCCTGCCCGCTCCGGCCGCGCGGGTGCTCACCGCCCGCGAGCTCCAGATCGCCTCGCACGTCGCCGCGGGCCGGGTGAACAAGGAGATTGCCGCGGCGCTGGACATCAGCACGTGGACCGTGGCGGCCCACCTGCGGCGCATCTTCTCCAAGCTCGGAGTCGACACGCGGGCGGCCATGGTCTCGCGCTGCTTCAGCGGGGCCCCGGGGGCGGCGCCCCCGGCGAGGCCGTGA
- a CDS encoding class I SAM-dependent methyltransferase codes for MSKTVEQFVHILRCPRSHGRLHLRDGQLASESGELYPLVNGKPVLVKGIQKLHVTPPSEEKISQNIASYSVPQALTDPQAVILHLGSGNVPCADPRVISLDILPCKNADMVAEAEALPFQDGTIDYVESSAVFEHLYDPVAAIAEVKRVLKPGGFFRIDTAFMQGYHGFPGHYFNMTPQAVEAVLADDFLLTQAYVPDSATPLMTTLSLLDRFLVFLAPEDKARLLEMPLTQVLEQMRADTTRRNPLLSSFDEFSHRSLAASFVVEARKPAHYEARLEALVQAGPPHVGRWHALKREYYTARMELMLRHHEVLFYRRHSQHRGRGEPGILEPESLPTLLARCQVADPLDPASLEEALERFRQAEKPLRAIRDQWISRYLQAAPPAAAAAASPLLQGLREQWVNRLRSRGRSAVGRLSRLKRRFLSGA; via the coding sequence ATGAGCAAGACCGTCGAGCAGTTCGTGCACATTCTCAGGTGCCCTCGGTCTCACGGCCGATTGCACCTGCGGGACGGCCAGCTGGCCTCGGAGTCCGGTGAGCTGTACCCCCTGGTGAACGGCAAGCCGGTGCTGGTCAAAGGCATCCAGAAGCTTCACGTCACGCCTCCCAGCGAGGAGAAGATTTCTCAGAACATCGCCTCTTATTCCGTCCCCCAGGCCCTGACGGATCCTCAGGCGGTCATCCTCCACCTGGGTTCTGGAAATGTTCCCTGCGCCGACCCTCGCGTCATTTCCTTGGACATTCTGCCCTGCAAGAACGCGGACATGGTCGCCGAAGCCGAGGCGCTCCCCTTTCAGGACGGGACGATCGACTACGTGGAGTCGAGTGCCGTGTTCGAGCACCTCTATGATCCGGTGGCCGCGATCGCCGAGGTGAAGCGCGTCCTGAAGCCGGGCGGCTTTTTCCGCATCGATACAGCCTTCATGCAGGGGTACCACGGCTTCCCGGGGCACTACTTCAACATGACCCCACAGGCGGTGGAGGCGGTCCTCGCGGATGATTTCCTCCTGACGCAGGCGTACGTGCCGGACAGCGCGACGCCCCTGATGACCACCCTCTCGCTGCTGGATCGCTTCCTGGTGTTTCTTGCCCCGGAAGACAAAGCACGGCTCTTGGAGATGCCGCTCACTCAGGTGCTCGAGCAGATGCGGGCGGACACCACCCGCCGCAATCCGCTGCTCTCCTCGTTCGATGAGTTCTCCCACCGGAGCTTGGCGGCCAGCTTCGTCGTGGAGGCGCGGAAGCCCGCACACTACGAGGCGCGGCTCGAGGCGCTCGTCCAGGCTGGCCCCCCACACGTTGGACGCTGGCACGCCTTGAAGCGGGAGTACTACACGGCGCGGATGGAGCTGATGCTGCGCCACCACGAGGTGCTCTTCTACCGGCGGCACAGTCAGCACCGGGGACGGGGGGAGCCAGGCATTCTAGAGCCCGAGTCGTTGCCGACGCTCCTGGCCCGGTGTCAGGTCGCGGATCCGTTGGATCCGGCTTCCCTGGAAGAAGCCCTCGAGCGCTTCCGCCAGGCAGAAAAGCCGCTCCGGGCGATCCGGGACCAGTGGATCTCCCGTTATCTGCAGGCCGCACCCCCTGCCGCGGCCGCCGCCGCGTCTCCCCTCCTTCAGGGGCTCCGGGAGCAATGGGTGAATCGGCTCCGGTCCCGGGGCCGCTCCGCGGTGGGCAGGCTTTCTCGGCTCAAACGGCGGTTCTTGTCCGGAGCGTGA
- the lspA gene encoding signal peptidase II, whose amino-acid sequence MPRKYLILLVVTLVLIALDQWTKFAVVGELTTRFDGLETSGERLKAMYGEPPPLGMDGRHFRSKRSIDVSESFLRLRYEENPGAAWGMFRSLPPSTRGPLFHVVSIGAVLLIGYYFTKLSGTDPAEKWALWGLSLVLGGALGNYIDRIARGFVVDFIQAHWMDKAYWPSFNVADMAICVGVGLLILDAFVRKEHPAATART is encoded by the coding sequence GTGCCGCGCAAATACCTCATCCTTCTTGTCGTCACGCTGGTCCTCATCGCGCTGGACCAGTGGACGAAGTTTGCCGTCGTGGGCGAGCTCACCACGCGCTTCGATGGCCTGGAGACCTCCGGCGAGCGCCTCAAGGCGATGTACGGAGAGCCTCCACCGCTGGGCATGGACGGACGGCACTTCCGCTCCAAGCGCTCCATCGATGTGTCGGAGTCCTTCCTGCGCCTGCGCTACGAGGAGAACCCCGGCGCCGCCTGGGGCATGTTCCGCAGCCTCCCCCCCAGCACGCGCGGCCCCCTGTTCCATGTGGTGAGCATCGGCGCGGTGCTGCTCATCGGCTACTACTTCACCAAGTTGTCCGGCACGGACCCGGCGGAGAAGTGGGCGCTGTGGGGCCTGAGCCTCGTGCTCGGCGGGGCGCTGGGCAATTACATCGACCGCATCGCCCGTGGCTTCGTCGTGGACTTCATCCAGGCCCACTGGATGGACAAGGCCTACTGGCCCTCGTTCAACGTGGCGGACATGGCCATCTGCGTGGGTGTGGGCCTGCTCATCCTCGACGCCTTCGTGCGCAAGGAGCATCCGGCCGCGACCGCCCGGACCTGA
- a CDS encoding endonuclease/exonuclease/phosphatase family protein, producing the protein MRKTFLGLLGAGLALVLVTQGCGESNPVPPPPLPDGGAWVDCDEQDAGSCAPGQSCRFIEAYERSLCVSPCELATGCGDSEILCCPSGEETGAAGYCLPKDACTPPDAGSPDAGSGLDAGGDGQNGEDGGLGPVLDGGPAQDAGMDGGPAPDAGVDGGPAQDAGVDGGPAPDAGMDGGPAPDAGVDGGPAQDAGSPDGSVDAGVDAGTPDAGFARVRLMASNVTSGNYQAYEAPGIRLMQGAKPDVVMVQEFNYKSGSISDLVNTTFPGFYYYQESGAQIPNGVISRWPILASGEWDDPEVDNRDFAWARIDIPGPKDLWVVSVHLLTRNASTRNTEALSLVAKIKANIPVGDYLAIGGDFNTDSRSESCFTTFAQVVTTTGPHPADKNGTEGTNASRGKPYDHVLVDADLRAYQTATVIGASSFPNGLVLDSRVYTPLSEIAPVQSGDSAASNMQHMGVIKDFRVPLN; encoded by the coding sequence ATGAGAAAGACTTTTTTGGGGCTGCTGGGGGCGGGACTGGCACTCGTGCTGGTGACGCAAGGGTGTGGAGAGTCGAATCCGGTGCCTCCGCCGCCGCTCCCGGATGGCGGCGCGTGGGTTGACTGTGATGAGCAGGATGCGGGCAGCTGTGCCCCGGGTCAGAGCTGCCGGTTCATTGAGGCCTATGAGCGCTCGCTGTGTGTGAGCCCCTGTGAACTGGCCACCGGGTGCGGGGATTCGGAGATCCTGTGTTGCCCCAGCGGTGAGGAGACCGGGGCCGCAGGGTACTGCCTGCCCAAGGATGCGTGCACCCCGCCGGATGCGGGCTCTCCGGATGCGGGGAGCGGCCTGGATGCCGGTGGGGATGGGCAGAACGGGGAGGACGGAGGTCTCGGCCCTGTTCTGGATGGCGGCCCGGCGCAGGATGCGGGCATGGATGGAGGCCCTGCTCCCGACGCGGGCGTGGACGGAGGCCCGGCGCAGGATGCGGGGGTGGATGGAGGCCCTGCCCCCGATGCAGGCATGGATGGAGGTCCCGCTCCCGATGCAGGCGTGGATGGAGGTCCCGCGCAGGATGCAGGTTCCCCCGACGGAAGCGTCGATGCAGGCGTCGACGCGGGCACTCCGGACGCGGGTTTCGCGCGCGTCCGGCTCATGGCGTCCAACGTCACCAGCGGGAACTATCAGGCCTATGAGGCGCCGGGCATCCGGTTGATGCAGGGCGCCAAGCCAGACGTCGTGATGGTCCAGGAGTTCAACTACAAGTCCGGCTCCATCAGCGACCTGGTGAACACCACGTTCCCGGGCTTCTATTACTACCAGGAGTCCGGAGCGCAGATCCCCAACGGGGTCATCAGCCGCTGGCCCATCCTCGCCTCGGGCGAGTGGGACGATCCGGAGGTCGACAACCGGGACTTCGCCTGGGCGCGCATCGACATCCCGGGGCCCAAGGATCTCTGGGTGGTGAGCGTGCACCTGCTCACCCGGAACGCCTCGACCCGCAACACGGAGGCCCTCTCCCTCGTCGCGAAGATCAAGGCCAACATCCCCGTGGGGGACTACCTGGCCATCGGGGGAGACTTCAACACGGACAGCCGTTCGGAGTCCTGCTTCACCACCTTCGCCCAGGTGGTGACGACCACGGGCCCCCACCCGGCGGACAAGAACGGCACGGAGGGGACCAACGCGTCCCGCGGCAAGCCGTATGACCACGTGTTGGTGGATGCGGACCTGCGCGCCTACCAGACGGCGACGGTCATCGGCGCGAGCAGCTTCCCCAATGGGCTGGTGCTCGACAGCCGGGTCTACACGCCGCTCTCGGAGATCGCCCCGGTGCAGAGCGGCGACAGTGCCGCCTCCAACATGCAGCACATGGGCGTCATCAAGGACTTCCGGGTGCCGCTGAACTAG
- the lspA gene encoding signal peptidase II: protein MKNSLRLLILVAFAVLAADQVTKYLAVARLTDALDGRTGLSRVQGFLTEQNLDNQPPAEGGRYRATRPHRFIEDYWHFRYVENPGAAWGMFGDLPESVRRFFFQGASLVALTFIFVMYVRSEPSQRLVRLSLALVVGGALGNFVDRLLRGYVIDFIDWHWRNQPGMRWPTFNVADAAICVGVALMLMDSLRRPAPAPSRPLAESPNP from the coding sequence ATGAAGAACTCCCTGCGCCTCCTGATCCTGGTCGCCTTCGCGGTGCTCGCCGCCGATCAGGTGACCAAGTACCTGGCTGTGGCCCGCCTGACGGATGCCCTGGACGGCCGGACGGGGCTGTCCCGGGTGCAAGGGTTCTTGACGGAACAGAACCTGGACAACCAGCCGCCCGCGGAAGGGGGCCGCTACCGGGCCACCCGGCCCCACCGCTTCATCGAGGACTACTGGCACTTCCGCTATGTGGAGAACCCCGGGGCTGCTTGGGGCATGTTCGGCGACCTGCCGGAGAGCGTGCGCCGCTTCTTCTTCCAAGGGGCCAGCCTGGTGGCGCTGACCTTCATCTTCGTCATGTATGTGCGCTCGGAGCCGTCCCAGCGCCTGGTGCGTCTGTCCCTGGCGCTGGTGGTGGGAGGGGCCCTGGGCAACTTCGTGGACCGGCTGCTGCGCGGCTACGTCATCGACTTCATCGACTGGCACTGGCGCAACCAGCCTGGCATGCGTTGGCCGACCTTCAATGTGGCGGATGCCGCCATCTGTGTGGGCGTGGCGCTCATGCTGATGGACTCGCTGCGTCGCCCCGCCCCCGCGCCCTCGCGTCCGCTCGCCGAGAGTCCCAATCCGTGA
- a CDS encoding Mut7-C RNAse domain-containing protein, with protein sequence MMPKQVTVRLHGALNDFLPPERRGTEFIHRFTGTPSVKDLLESLGPPHPEVELIFVDGKAVDFTHRVEAGSRVAAYPAFHALEVTALIRVGMPLPAVRRFVLDVGLGRLAGFLRMLGFDTLWRNDFEDSALARLSQEDARILLTRDLGLLKRAEVLHGYFPRNTNPSHQLVEVVLRFQLAPWMQPFTRCMACNALLAVAERNDVLGRVPAGVAAMHIHFQQCPSCQRVYWPGTHHQRMQAWVDTLRQLED encoded by the coding sequence ATGATGCCAAAGCAGGTGACGGTGCGCCTCCATGGCGCGTTGAACGATTTCCTCCCGCCTGAGCGGCGAGGAACCGAGTTCATCCACCGCTTCACGGGGACACCGTCGGTCAAGGATCTGCTCGAATCGCTGGGGCCCCCACACCCGGAGGTGGAGCTCATTTTCGTGGATGGGAAAGCGGTGGACTTCACCCACCGCGTCGAGGCGGGTTCGCGTGTGGCGGCCTATCCCGCATTCCACGCATTGGAGGTGACTGCGCTGATCCGGGTGGGCATGCCCTTGCCCGCCGTGAGGCGCTTCGTGCTCGACGTGGGGTTGGGGCGGCTCGCGGGGTTTCTCCGGATGCTCGGCTTCGACACCCTGTGGCGCAACGACTTCGAAGACAGCGCACTCGCCCGGCTGTCACAAGAGGACGCGCGCATTCTCCTCACACGAGACCTGGGGCTGCTCAAGCGCGCCGAAGTCCTTCACGGCTATTTCCCTCGCAACACGAATCCCTCCCATCAGCTCGTGGAAGTGGTGCTCCGGTTTCAACTCGCCCCATGGATGCAACCGTTCACCCGCTGTATGGCTTGTAATGCATTGCTCGCGGTGGCGGAACGGAACGACGTGCTCGGCCGCGTTCCCGCCGGTGTGGCGGCCATGCACATTCACTTCCAGCAATGCCCCTCGTGCCAACGTGTCTACTGGCCCGGCACACATCATCAACGCATGCAGGCATGGGTCGACACGCTTCGCCAGCTCGAAGATTGA